From Rutidosis leptorrhynchoides isolate AG116_Rl617_1_P2 chromosome 3, CSIRO_AGI_Rlap_v1, whole genome shotgun sequence, a single genomic window includes:
- the LOC139898246 gene encoding cysteine protease ATG4-like isoform X1 translates to MKNIPDRTDTSSADSSDRVCGPACSETGSSNRKSPKSSLWSGFLVPSFSVFDTHGESRSCPKKNQETSLRNHGWIAAVKRVMNASSMRRLHERLLGYKSNISNSISDIWLLGVCYKICREEPSQEAANTNGYAAFSDDFCSRILVTYRKGFVSIGDSKYTSDVNWGCMLRSSQMLVAQALLVHRLGRSWRKPAAQQPVDQDYIKILEMFGDSEDSAFSIHNLLKAGEGYSLAPGSWVGPYAMCRTWETLARRNIEENELEAKSFPMAIYVVSGDEDGERGGAPVLCIEDASKHCSEFSRGQVEWSPMLLLVPLVLGLDKVNPRYLPLLAATFTFPQSLGILGGRPGASTYLIGVQDDKVFYLDPHEVQQAVNISRDNLEADTSSYHCNVIRQIPLDSIDPSLAIGFYCRDKDDFDDFCSRASELAAESDGAPLFTVTQTRNSPRSSNTNMDQETDTFEAAADDDAEGSAQDDWQLL, encoded by the exons ATGAAGAATATACCCGACAGGACTGATACAAGTTCAGCTGATTCTTCAGATAGAGTTTGTGGTCCCGCTTGTTCCGAGACAGGATCAAGCAACCGTAAATCCCCAAAGTCTTCTTTGTGGTCAGGATTCTTGGTACCTTCTTTTTCagtttttgatacacacggtgagTCTAGAAGTTGTCCGAAGAAAAACCAAGAAACCAGTCTTAGAAACCATGGTTGGATTGCAGCTGTGAAGAGAGTAATGAATGCTAGTTCAATGAGGAGGCTTCATGAGCGTTTGTTGGGGTACAAGTCTAATATTTCCAACTCAATAAGTGATATATGGCTTCTAGGTGTTTGCTATAAAATATGTCGAGAAGAACCATCTCAAGAAGCAGCAAATACCAATGGATATGCTGCATTTTCTGATGATTTTTGTTCAAGAATCTTGGTGACATATCGCAAAG GTTTTGTTTCTATTGGCGATTCGAAGTATACCAGCGATGTAAATTGGGGTTGCATGCTTCGAAGCAGCCAGATGTTAGTTGCTCAG GCGTTGCTAGTTCATCGACTAGGCAGATCTTGGAGAAAACCTGCTGCACAGCAG CCTGTCGATCAAGATTATATAAAAATACTAGAGATGTTTGGTGATTCTGAGGACTCAGCTTTCTCTATTCACAATCTTTTAAAAGCTGGTGAGGGCTACTCACTTGCTCCAGGTTCGTGGGTTGGCCCTTATGCTATGTGTCGCACATGGGAGACTCTTGCACGGCGTAATATTGAGGAAAATGAacttgaagctaaatcatttccaATGGCTATTTATGTTGTCTCGGGAGACGAAGATGGAGAACGTGGTGGAGCTCCAGTTCTTTGCATTGAAGATGCCTCTAAGCATTGTTCTGAATTTTCAAGAGGCCAAGTTGAGTGGTCACCTATGCTCTTGCTAGTTCCTTTGGTTCTAGGTCTTGACAAAGTAAATCCTAG GTATCTTCCATTGCTGGCTGCTACATTCACCTTTCCCCAGAGCCTTGGCATATTGGGTGGCAGGCCTGGTGCTTCCACATATCTCATTGGTGTGCAAGACGATAAAGTTTTTTATCTTGATCCCCATGAAGTTCAACAG GCAGTTAACATAAGCAGAGATAATTTGGAGGCGGATACTTCATCCTACCACTGCAA TGTTATACGACAAATTCCTCTCGACTCCATCGACCCGTCTCTAGCTATTGGATTTTATTGCCGAGACAAAG ATGATTTTGATGATTTTTGTTCACGGGCGTCTGAGCTGGCAGCGGAATCAGACGGGGCCCCACTATTCACAGTAACTCAGACTCGCAATTCGCCAAGATCGAGCAACACTAACATGGACCAGGAGACTGATACATTCGAAGCAGCAGCTGATGATGATGCTGAAGGCTCTGCGCAAGATGACTGGCAGCTTCTTTAA
- the LOC139898246 gene encoding cysteine protease ATG4-like isoform X2, which yields MKNIPDRTDTSSADSSDRVCGPACSETGSSNRKSPKSSLWSGFLVPSFSVFDTHGESRSCPKKNQETSLRNHGWIAAVKRVMNASSMRRLHERLLGYKSNISNSISDIWLLGVCYKICREEPSQEAANTNGYAAFSDDFCSRILVTYRKGFVSIGDSKYTSDVNWGCMLRSSQMLVAQPVDQDYIKILEMFGDSEDSAFSIHNLLKAGEGYSLAPGSWVGPYAMCRTWETLARRNIEENELEAKSFPMAIYVVSGDEDGERGGAPVLCIEDASKHCSEFSRGQVEWSPMLLLVPLVLGLDKVNPRYLPLLAATFTFPQSLGILGGRPGASTYLIGVQDDKVFYLDPHEVQQAVNISRDNLEADTSSYHCNVIRQIPLDSIDPSLAIGFYCRDKDDFDDFCSRASELAAESDGAPLFTVTQTRNSPRSSNTNMDQETDTFEAAADDDAEGSAQDDWQLL from the exons ATGAAGAATATACCCGACAGGACTGATACAAGTTCAGCTGATTCTTCAGATAGAGTTTGTGGTCCCGCTTGTTCCGAGACAGGATCAAGCAACCGTAAATCCCCAAAGTCTTCTTTGTGGTCAGGATTCTTGGTACCTTCTTTTTCagtttttgatacacacggtgagTCTAGAAGTTGTCCGAAGAAAAACCAAGAAACCAGTCTTAGAAACCATGGTTGGATTGCAGCTGTGAAGAGAGTAATGAATGCTAGTTCAATGAGGAGGCTTCATGAGCGTTTGTTGGGGTACAAGTCTAATATTTCCAACTCAATAAGTGATATATGGCTTCTAGGTGTTTGCTATAAAATATGTCGAGAAGAACCATCTCAAGAAGCAGCAAATACCAATGGATATGCTGCATTTTCTGATGATTTTTGTTCAAGAATCTTGGTGACATATCGCAAAG GTTTTGTTTCTATTGGCGATTCGAAGTATACCAGCGATGTAAATTGGGGTTGCATGCTTCGAAGCAGCCAGATGTTAGTTGCTCAG CCTGTCGATCAAGATTATATAAAAATACTAGAGATGTTTGGTGATTCTGAGGACTCAGCTTTCTCTATTCACAATCTTTTAAAAGCTGGTGAGGGCTACTCACTTGCTCCAGGTTCGTGGGTTGGCCCTTATGCTATGTGTCGCACATGGGAGACTCTTGCACGGCGTAATATTGAGGAAAATGAacttgaagctaaatcatttccaATGGCTATTTATGTTGTCTCGGGAGACGAAGATGGAGAACGTGGTGGAGCTCCAGTTCTTTGCATTGAAGATGCCTCTAAGCATTGTTCTGAATTTTCAAGAGGCCAAGTTGAGTGGTCACCTATGCTCTTGCTAGTTCCTTTGGTTCTAGGTCTTGACAAAGTAAATCCTAG GTATCTTCCATTGCTGGCTGCTACATTCACCTTTCCCCAGAGCCTTGGCATATTGGGTGGCAGGCCTGGTGCTTCCACATATCTCATTGGTGTGCAAGACGATAAAGTTTTTTATCTTGATCCCCATGAAGTTCAACAG GCAGTTAACATAAGCAGAGATAATTTGGAGGCGGATACTTCATCCTACCACTGCAA TGTTATACGACAAATTCCTCTCGACTCCATCGACCCGTCTCTAGCTATTGGATTTTATTGCCGAGACAAAG ATGATTTTGATGATTTTTGTTCACGGGCGTCTGAGCTGGCAGCGGAATCAGACGGGGCCCCACTATTCACAGTAACTCAGACTCGCAATTCGCCAAGATCGAGCAACACTAACATGGACCAGGAGACTGATACATTCGAAGCAGCAGCTGATGATGATGCTGAAGGCTCTGCGCAAGATGACTGGCAGCTTCTTTAA